A region from the Gemmatimonadota bacterium genome encodes:
- a CDS encoding four helix bundle protein, producing the protein MHPHERLTAWQKAHEFTLAVLRAIERPPRAGHLVVVNQLRRAAISVTTNIVEGASRDSAEQFASFLNIALGSARECGYLICLAAELGAIPSASRATLEARCDQVCRLIVPLKRHLQRAIAAKPPRTRATRAARAARTARAAP; encoded by the coding sequence ATGCACCCACACGAACGCCTGACTGCGTGGCAGAAAGCCCACGAGTTCACACTCGCTGTGCTGCGGGCGATCGAGCGCCCGCCGCGCGCGGGTCACCTCGTGGTCGTGAACCAGCTGCGGCGTGCGGCGATATCGGTCACCACAAACATCGTCGAGGGCGCGAGTCGCGACAGCGCCGAGCAGTTCGCCTCGTTTCTCAACATCGCGCTCGGCTCGGCGCGGGAGTGCGGCTACTTGATTTGCCTCGCCGCGGAACTTGGCGCGATCCCGTCCGCATCGAGGGCGACGCTGGAAGCGCGCTGCGATCAAGTCTGCCGCCTCATCGTCCCGCTCAAGAGGCACCTGCAGCGCGCCATCGCCGCCAAACCACCCCGCACGCGCGCCACTCGTGCTGCCCGTGCCGCTCGTACCGCCCGTGCTGCGCCCTGA
- a CDS encoding aminoacyl-tRNA hydrolase: MKLVVGLGNPGKQYEQTRHNVGWWVVDHLADVWHFEGWRKDRDALVCDGRLGSTRVRLMKPQTFMNLSGNAIAPYIRREGWSSASDLLVIVDEVALPLRTHRFRSKGSAGGHNGLKSIEAHVGSQEYARLRVGIRPGDDRPVGDLSDFVLGKAGKAEREAIEEQLPALVTLVEGWIVAQPN, from the coding sequence GTGAAGCTCGTCGTCGGCCTCGGCAACCCGGGGAAGCAGTACGAGCAGACCCGACACAACGTCGGCTGGTGGGTCGTCGACCACCTGGCCGACGTTTGGCATTTCGAGGGCTGGCGCAAGGACCGCGACGCCCTCGTCTGCGACGGCCGGCTCGGCAGCACCCGCGTGCGGTTGATGAAACCGCAGACCTTCATGAACCTCAGCGGGAACGCGATCGCGCCCTACATACGACGTGAGGGATGGTCGTCGGCGTCGGACTTGTTGGTGATCGTCGACGAGGTCGCCCTGCCCCTCAGGACGCACCGTTTTCGCTCGAAGGGGAGCGCGGGAGGACACAATGGCCTCAAGTCGATCGAAGCCCACGTGGGCTCGCAGGAGTACGCGCGACTGCGGGTCGGCATCAGGCCAGGGGACGATCGGCCGGTGGGCGACCTGTCCGATTTTGTGCTGGGGAAGGCGGGAAAGGCGGAGCGAGAAGCGATCGAGGAGCAGCTGCCGGCGCTCGTGACGCTGGTTGAAGGGTGGATTGTGGCGCAGCCGAACTAG
- a CDS encoding 50S ribosomal protein L25, with amino-acid sequence MATASLSASARQDTGKGVARSLRRSGRVPAIVYGHTRDPQALSLDARELERLLGHINAETTVIDLAVDGANAMTLIREIQRHPLSRSVLHVDFQELVAGEKVVVNIPIVLVGTPIGVRLGGGIMTQVLQEIECRVDPANIPNRIEVDVTEVTIGHSLHVSDIKVPDGVEVLDSSGTIMIVSAPKEEAAAPAAEGATGSEPEVIRKAKADEAEGDKK; translated from the coding sequence ATGGCTACCGCATCTCTCAGCGCCTCCGCCCGTCAGGACACCGGCAAGGGCGTCGCTCGCTCCCTGCGTCGCAGCGGCCGCGTCCCGGCCATCGTCTACGGCCACACCCGCGACCCGCAGGCCCTGAGCCTCGATGCCCGTGAGCTCGAGCGGCTGCTGGGGCACATCAACGCCGAGACCACCGTCATCGATCTCGCCGTCGACGGCGCAAACGCCATGACGCTGATCCGTGAGATCCAGCGTCACCCGCTCAGCCGCAGCGTGCTCCACGTCGATTTTCAGGAGCTCGTCGCCGGTGAGAAGGTCGTCGTCAACATCCCGATCGTCCTCGTGGGTACCCCCATCGGTGTCCGCCTCGGCGGCGGCATCATGACCCAGGTCCTGCAGGAAATCGAGTGCCGCGTCGACCCGGCCAACATCCCGAACCGCATTGAAGTGGATGTTACCGAGGTCACCATCGGCCACTCACTTCACGTGTCCGACATCAAGGTTCCCGACGGCGTCGAAGTACTCGATTCGTCCGGAACCATCATGATCGTCTCCGCGCCGAAGGAAGAAGCGGCAGCGCCTGCGGCTGAAGGCGCCACGGGGAGCGAGCCCGAGGTCATCCGCAAGGCCAAGGCGGACGAAGCCGAGGGCGACAAGAAGTAG
- a CDS encoding ribose-phosphate pyrophosphokinase — MDHLPGVLRGFKLLSGSANRELAEEIARNLGVELAKVTLSRFADGEIFVRIDENVRGADVFIVQPTNPPAENLLEALLLIDAARRASAARITLVMPYYGYSRQDRKDQPRVAIGAKVVANLIERAGADRVLGLDFHQHQLQGFFDFPVDHLYAAPVLMGHFKKKQLKDPVIVAPDVGSAKMARSFGKKLNATLAIIDKRRPSANVSEVVNVVGEVEGKDCIIPDDMIDTAGTVSEAARALKDLGAGDIYVCATHALLSGPAVERLQKAPIAEVVVTDSIALAPEKRFDRLTVLSTGGLLAKAIRFTHLEQSVSSLFD; from the coding sequence ATGGACCACCTGCCTGGCGTGCTCCGCGGATTCAAGCTGCTCTCGGGGAGCGCCAACAGAGAACTGGCCGAAGAAATCGCCCGGAACCTGGGCGTGGAACTGGCCAAGGTCACGCTGAGCCGCTTTGCGGACGGTGAGATCTTTGTCCGAATCGATGAAAACGTGCGCGGCGCGGACGTGTTCATTGTACAGCCGACCAACCCGCCCGCGGAGAACCTCCTGGAGGCGCTCCTGTTGATCGACGCCGCACGCCGGGCGTCTGCTGCACGTATCACACTCGTTATGCCGTATTACGGCTACTCGAGGCAGGACCGCAAGGACCAGCCCCGCGTCGCCATTGGAGCCAAGGTCGTGGCCAACCTCATCGAGCGCGCAGGTGCCGATCGGGTGTTGGGACTCGACTTCCACCAGCACCAGCTGCAGGGGTTCTTCGACTTCCCCGTCGATCACCTCTACGCGGCCCCGGTTCTGATGGGGCATTTCAAGAAGAAACAACTGAAAGATCCGGTCATCGTCGCCCCCGATGTGGGTTCCGCGAAGATGGCCCGCAGTTTTGGCAAGAAGTTGAATGCCACGCTGGCCATCATCGACAAGCGCCGCCCGTCGGCGAACGTCTCGGAAGTGGTCAACGTGGTGGGCGAGGTGGAGGGCAAGGACTGCATCATCCCGGATGACATGATCGACACCGCCGGGACGGTCAGTGAGGCAGCTCGAGCCCTCAAGGACCTGGGCGCGGGCGACATTTATGTCTGTGCCACCCACGCGCTGCTGTCCGGGCCGGCGGTGGAACGTTTGCAAAAGGCGCCAATCGCAGAGGTGGTCGTGACCGACTCCATTGCCCTGGCGCCAGAAAAGCGGTTTGATCGCCTCACGGTGTTGTCGACCGGCGGACTCTTGGCCAAGGCCATCCGCTTCACACACCTGGAGCAAAGCGTGAGTTCGTTGTTCGACTGA
- a CDS encoding 4-(cytidine 5'-diphospho)-2-C-methyl-D-erythritol kinase (An essential enzyme in the nonmevalonate pathway of isopentenyl diphosphate and dimethylallyl diphosphate biosynthesis), whose product MTLAARLRAQAKINLTLRFLAREVTGYHQIETIFQRLDLADEVRVELTSGSRTLACAGPMVPPEGLGRDEDNLAWRAADAYLYALGSSRGFRIEIAKHIPTGGGLGGGSADAGAVLRLLDRLHGGLTPEQLLRVAGSIGADVPFLTQDATPLALGWGRGDRLLALSALPAAECLAVVPPFGVNTAEAYGWVTGRGVPVPGPALVVGGTMATWAAIGSAAVNEFEDVVFPRHPQLAAAFQSLKALGADKLVRMSGSGSTLYALSPGETILPSVVPGLPDSFRVVRTRTAVGVERISVE is encoded by the coding sequence ATGACGCTGGCAGCACGGCTCCGTGCGCAAGCCAAGATCAACCTGACCCTGCGGTTCCTTGCCCGTGAGGTCACCGGATACCACCAGATCGAGACGATCTTCCAGCGACTCGACCTCGCGGATGAGGTACGCGTTGAGCTGACATCGGGCTCCCGGACGCTCGCGTGCGCTGGGCCCATGGTCCCCCCGGAGGGACTCGGTCGCGACGAGGACAACCTCGCGTGGCGCGCTGCGGACGCGTACCTGTACGCGTTGGGATCCTCACGCGGATTTCGCATTGAGATCGCCAAGCACATCCCCACCGGCGGTGGGCTCGGCGGCGGCAGCGCGGACGCTGGGGCCGTGTTGCGGCTGCTGGATCGCTTGCACGGGGGCCTGACGCCTGAGCAACTGCTGAGAGTTGCCGGATCGATCGGCGCCGACGTGCCATTCCTGACGCAGGACGCGACTCCCCTGGCCCTCGGTTGGGGTCGCGGCGACCGACTGCTCGCCCTGTCGGCCCTCCCCGCGGCCGAATGCCTCGCTGTGGTCCCGCCGTTCGGGGTGAACACCGCTGAGGCGTACGGCTGGGTTACGGGGCGCGGCGTTCCCGTGCCCGGGCCGGCCCTTGTGGTGGGCGGCACGATGGCAACCTGGGCGGCCATCGGTAGCGCAGCGGTGAACGAGTTCGAGGACGTGGTCTTCCCCCGCCATCCCCAGCTCGCGGCGGCCTTTCAGAGCCTGAAGGCCCTGGGCGCCGATAAGCTCGTCCGGATGTCCGGGTCAGGATCCACGCTGTATGCCCTCTCGCCCGGAGAGACCATCCTCCCCTCGGTTGTTCCGGGGCTGCCCGATAGTTTTCGGGTGGTGCGGACCCGCACCGCTGTGGGAGTGGAGCGAATATCGGTGGAGTAG
- a CDS encoding flippase-like domain-containing protein: MKFGWRAWVGVAVSAAALWYTLRGVDFREVGRLLASSNWGLFLASGVVATLVFPLRALRWRVILEPVADVPVAPLWRSIAIGMMVNNVVPARAGEVARAFAVTREDRRIPFPTAVASLAVDRVIDAVVVIVLLVGAVMVSDIPPDTTINGWTITRTTRVVGGVAAVALAGLFALAFFPSLVTRIFDGVIGRVAPVLHRKLSPFVGSLLGGFAALRSPVRFARIFGWAVVMWLVNAFAFYLGFLAVGIDAPFAAAVFVGSLIAVGVAAPSTPGFFGIFEFFGREGLALFGVPADQAISWGFGFHIISFIPITVIGLYYFSRLGMQFGDLGKTANANP, encoded by the coding sequence ATGAAGTTCGGCTGGAGGGCGTGGGTTGGAGTCGCGGTCAGCGCTGCCGCGTTGTGGTACACGCTGCGCGGCGTCGACTTCCGTGAAGTGGGTCGCTTGCTGGCTTCCTCGAACTGGGGGCTGTTCCTCGCTTCGGGGGTTGTCGCCACGCTGGTCTTTCCGCTGCGCGCCCTGCGCTGGCGCGTTATCCTCGAACCCGTGGCCGATGTCCCGGTAGCGCCCCTGTGGCGTTCGATCGCGATCGGGATGATGGTGAATAACGTCGTCCCCGCGAGGGCAGGCGAGGTCGCGCGCGCGTTCGCGGTCACCCGCGAGGACCGTCGCATTCCCTTCCCCACGGCGGTCGCCTCACTCGCCGTTGACCGGGTCATCGATGCCGTCGTCGTGATCGTCCTGCTGGTCGGGGCGGTGATGGTGTCGGACATTCCCCCAGACACCACCATCAATGGGTGGACGATCACCCGGACCACGCGCGTGGTCGGTGGGGTCGCGGCCGTGGCGCTGGCTGGCCTCTTCGCACTCGCCTTCTTTCCCTCGCTTGTCACCCGGATCTTCGACGGGGTGATCGGCCGGGTGGCCCCGGTCCTGCACCGCAAGTTGAGCCCGTTTGTCGGGTCGCTGCTCGGGGGCTTTGCCGCCCTGCGATCCCCGGTGCGATTCGCGCGGATCTTCGGCTGGGCCGTGGTGATGTGGCTCGTCAACGCGTTCGCCTTTTACCTGGGCTTTCTCGCCGTGGGGATCGACGCCCCGTTTGCCGCAGCCGTGTTCGTCGGTTCGTTGATTGCGGTCGGCGTCGCCGCACCTTCGACCCCAGGCTTCTTTGGCATCTTCGAGTTTTTTGGACGTGAGGGATTGGCCCTCTTTGGCGTGCCGGCCGACCAGGCGATCAGCTGGGGCTTCGGCTTCCACATCATCTCCTTCATCCCCATCACGGTCATCGGCCTGTACTACTTCAGCCGGCTGGGGATGCAGTTTGGGGACCTCGGCAAGACGGCCAACGCCAACCCATGA
- a CDS encoding Hpt domain-containing protein, which produces MNGSPEFLEYYLVEAAEYLDALDQLATVPEGRGPDTNALLATARALRGSSAMAKADPIAAIAREVESLVGGIAEGSTPWGPDAASLLRRTVVDLRLLVRAVRVWGPREQGLAESRLAELRRTAPATTPARPTPSHEATVPVFVALQAAAIAAELTAFVADSTNRRALDDAVSRSRTLRGVAGIGNYPPLADAAESVERVARRLLPDAPLTSGEASVFRTAAALFRVTADELRGSGAHKVPHDEAGALAAALAALDQPTSSTPPVVRIDQLFHADAGPHLVSRGAEPPLSAEARLHQDLATRAEHLERLVGDGRAAQDPVAAARVRRELNATTRELETLAASYGAHELSAFFAESREARDVLGSVELDALSTASRIIAAPFATLDDLERSIATVQRRRHLTPAAVPSIPTLAPRTARPTPTGADLKAFLGTGIAGFSSLDTQPLSEPADLDATEVVPIESLLFRGSAAIERAIALRESWRSRGTPADDTLQEIFDLLDLARPDAS; this is translated from the coding sequence ATGAACGGTTCGCCCGAGTTCCTCGAGTACTACCTCGTCGAAGCCGCCGAGTATCTCGACGCACTCGACCAGCTCGCGACTGTCCCTGAGGGGCGCGGCCCCGACACCAATGCCCTGCTCGCCACGGCGCGCGCCCTGCGCGGCAGCTCGGCGATGGCCAAGGCCGATCCCATCGCCGCCATTGCGAGGGAGGTCGAGTCGCTGGTCGGTGGAATCGCCGAGGGAAGCACCCCCTGGGGACCCGACGCCGCGAGCCTCCTCCGCCGCACAGTGGTTGACCTCCGCCTCCTCGTGCGTGCCGTGCGCGTGTGGGGACCACGCGAACAGGGGCTCGCCGAGTCCCGGCTGGCGGAACTCCGGCGCACCGCTCCGGCCACCACACCAGCCCGCCCAACGCCGAGCCACGAAGCAACGGTTCCCGTGTTCGTGGCCCTGCAAGCGGCCGCGATCGCCGCGGAACTCACGGCCTTTGTCGCCGACTCGACGAATCGGCGCGCGCTGGACGACGCCGTCAGCCGATCCCGTACCCTGCGAGGCGTGGCGGGGATCGGGAATTACCCCCCGCTGGCTGACGCGGCGGAGTCGGTTGAGCGGGTCGCGCGACGCCTACTCCCGGACGCTCCCCTGACCTCCGGCGAGGCAAGCGTATTCCGGACTGCGGCCGCGCTCTTTCGGGTCACTGCGGACGAACTTCGCGGATCCGGCGCGCACAAAGTGCCTCACGATGAGGCCGGGGCCCTGGCCGCGGCTCTCGCGGCGTTGGACCAGCCGACCTCGTCCACGCCCCCCGTCGTTCGCATCGACCAGCTCTTCCATGCAGACGCCGGGCCGCACCTCGTCTCGCGCGGCGCGGAGCCCCCGCTCTCTGCCGAAGCGCGACTACATCAGGACCTCGCCACTCGCGCGGAGCACCTCGAGCGTCTCGTGGGAGACGGACGCGCCGCACAGGATCCCGTCGCGGCTGCGCGGGTGCGACGCGAGCTGAACGCCACGACCCGTGAACTAGAGACACTCGCTGCGTCGTACGGCGCCCACGAACTCTCGGCATTCTTCGCTGAGTCTCGCGAGGCGCGTGATGTGCTCGGGTCCGTCGAGCTCGACGCCCTGTCTACCGCGAGTCGCATTATTGCCGCGCCATTCGCCACTCTCGACGACCTCGAGCGATCCATCGCTACCGTTCAGCGACGGCGACACCTCACCCCGGCCGCCGTGCCTTCGATTCCGACACTCGCGCCCCGCACGGCGCGCCCCACGCCCACGGGTGCAGACCTCAAGGCCTTCCTGGGAACCGGCATCGCCGGGTTCAGCTCGCTGGACACTCAACCCCTGAGTGAACCTGCCGACCTGGACGCGACGGAGGTCGTCCCGATTGAGTCGTTGCTGTTCCGCGGCTCGGCCGCGATCGAACGCGCCATCGCCCTGCGAGAGAGCTGGCGGTCCCGTGGAACACCCGCCGACGACACGCTGCAGGAGATCTTCGACCTCCTCGACCTCGCGCGCCCAGACGCCTCATGA
- a CDS encoding pyridoxine 5'-phosphate synthase: MTTIHQRLYINVDHVATIRQARRAAEPDPVAAAVACEAAGADGITAHLREDRRHIIDQDIDRLARTVSTVLNLEMANTPEMVEIALRVRPYQVTLVPERREEVTTEGGLDVTRDPVGLTATIARLQSAGILVSLFVDPDERMVRTSRDVGATALELHTGTYAHHPTDKMPIGALRTAAALGSALGLHVHAGHGLTVANVGPVAAIPEVEELNIGHAIVGRAVFIGIAAAVREMRVAMDAARAST, from the coding sequence ATGACGACCATCCACCAGCGTTTGTACATCAACGTCGACCACGTCGCGACCATTCGTCAGGCGCGACGGGCGGCCGAGCCCGATCCCGTGGCGGCCGCGGTGGCCTGCGAAGCGGCCGGCGCCGATGGCATCACGGCGCACCTCCGTGAAGACCGCCGCCACATCATCGACCAGGACATCGACCGGCTCGCGCGCACCGTCAGCACGGTCCTCAACCTCGAGATGGCCAACACACCCGAGATGGTCGAGATCGCCCTCCGGGTCCGACCGTACCAGGTCACCCTGGTGCCCGAGCGTCGCGAAGAGGTCACAACCGAGGGTGGTCTCGATGTCACCCGGGACCCTGTCGGGCTGACGGCGACGATCGCGAGACTGCAATCGGCCGGCATCCTGGTGTCCCTCTTCGTCGACCCCGACGAACGCATGGTGCGCACCTCACGCGACGTCGGTGCGACCGCATTGGAGCTGCACACGGGGACCTATGCGCACCACCCAACCGACAAAATGCCTATCGGCGCCCTGCGAACGGCGGCGGCGCTCGGGTCCGCGCTCGGGCTCCACGTGCATGCCGGCCACGGCCTTACCGTCGCCAACGTGGGCCCCGTCGCCGCGATCCCCGAGGTCGAGGAACTGAACATCGGCCACGCCATCGTGGGCCGCGCGGTCTTCATCGGCATCGCCGCGGCGGTCCGGGAGATGCGTGTGGCGATGGACGCCGCTCGAGCGTCTACCTAG
- the mce gene encoding methylmalonyl-CoA epimerase produces the protein MPKSTPRGTRIAHIGLAVSSIEGLLPLYRDVLGMPEVPLDDADGAQIAGVAAGDSLVELLESSDPSSPIGKFIAKRGPGIHHVCFAVDDLDGALDRCRSAGIRLIDEVPRLGAEKKRIAFLHPASTGGVLVELSEY, from the coding sequence ATGCCCAAGTCCACACCACGCGGCACCCGAATCGCCCACATCGGCCTGGCCGTCAGCTCGATCGAAGGGCTCCTCCCCCTCTACCGAGACGTCCTCGGCATGCCAGAAGTCCCCCTGGACGATGCCGACGGCGCCCAGATCGCCGGCGTCGCGGCTGGAGACTCCCTCGTCGAGCTCCTGGAGTCTTCCGACCCGAGTTCCCCCATTGGCAAGTTCATCGCCAAGCGTGGCCCGGGAATCCACCACGTCTGTTTTGCGGTCGACGACCTCGACGGGGCCCTCGACCGCTGCCGGTCCGCAGGGATCCGCCTCATCGACGAGGTTCCTCGACTGGGCGCGGAGAAAAAACGCATTGCCTTCCTCCATCCTGCATCCACCGGCGGGGTCCTCGTCGAACTGTCGGAGTACTAA
- the trxA gene encoding thioredoxin translates to MGNTMAVTDATFESEIEKHEGLAVVDFWAEWCGPCRMVGPIIDQLAGDYAGRAKVAKLDVDSSAGTARRFDVRSIPTILFFKDGKLVDRVVGFTQKPALEAKFKQHMTAAA, encoded by the coding sequence ATGGGCAACACGATGGCAGTGACGGACGCGACCTTCGAGTCGGAGATCGAGAAACACGAAGGGCTCGCCGTGGTCGACTTCTGGGCGGAATGGTGCGGGCCGTGCCGGATGGTCGGTCCGATCATTGACCAACTGGCGGGCGACTACGCCGGTCGGGCGAAGGTGGCCAAGCTTGACGTGGATTCGAGTGCGGGAACGGCCCGGCGGTTTGATGTCCGGTCGATCCCGACGATCCTGTTCTTCAAGGACGGGAAGCTGGTGGATCGCGTGGTCGGGTTCACGCAGAAGCCGGCGCTCGAGGCGAAGTTCAAGCAGCACATGACGGCCGCTGCCTAG